A single genomic interval of Spinacia oleracea cultivar Varoflay chromosome 6, BTI_SOV_V1, whole genome shotgun sequence harbors:
- the LOC130463119 gene encoding uncharacterized protein, translated as MIEIQLAQLANTFREHHAHASLPPQSHTPRQMNAIVTRSGKILDDLPRASKVSKPNGKDQGGVIESSDNDVVDEEPPINDVGETPIPKEATLLPLPTPKLPYPQRFIRHKLDVKFSKFLDVLRNLHITLPFTGALKQMPTYSRFLKEILSGKRDCDVKETVNLSENCSAIILNQMPPKLKDPGSFSIPCAIKELKISNALCDLGASVSILPYSVFAKLDVGDLVRTNITLQLADRSVKYPIGKVEDVPLVVGELTFLMDFVVLDIDEDAHTPIILGRLFLATAGALIDVQEGLITLKAGDANASFKLAIDEHCCSKMKSCMKIDTLACVEKNHSCANSSNNFHVSKCANELARSSLDDKNVHGVPKALGDELEDVVTILEIFEMHVDDDNGAKPSKVFHGSAKKAKKSAKSPSSPEEGHVGGLFGFRLLNGDVGNIFVPKGAKKCILTSVDPRLVVFDPP; from the coding sequence atgattgagatCCAACTAGCTCAACTTGCAAATACCTTTAGGGAACATCATGCGCAtgctagtctcccaccccaaagtCATACTCCAAGGCAAATGAATGCCAtagtgacaaggagtgggaaaATCTTAGATGATCTTCCTCGAGCTAGTAAGGTTTCTAAGCCTAATGGGAAGGATCAAGGGGGAGTCATTGAGTCTAGTGACAATGATGTGGTAGATGAGGAGCCTCCCATCAATGATGTAGGTGAAACTCCTATACCAAAGGAGGCAACTCTCCTACCTCTCCCCACTCCTAAACTTCCCTATCCCCAAAGATTCATAAGGCACAAGTTGGACGTGAAATTCTCAAAATTCCTTGATGTTCTTCGAAATTTGCACATCACCCTCCCCTTTACGGGAGCATTGAAACAAATGCCTACCTACTCAAGATTTCTCAAGGAAATCTTGAGTGGGAAGCGGGATTGCGACGTAAAGGAGACGGTGAACCTATCCGAGAATTGTAGTGCTATCATTCTCAACCAAATGCCACCCAAACTCAAGGACCCGGgtagtttttctatcccttgtgctaTTAAGGAGCTTAAAATAAGCAATGCCTTGTGTGATTTGGGTGCTAGCGTTAGTATACTACCTTATTCGGTGTTTGCCAAGCTTGACGTTGGAGATCTTGTCCGAACcaacatcaccttgcaactTGCCGACCGTTCGGTCAAGTATCCTATTGGCAAGGTTGAGGATGTTCCCCTAGTGGTTGGCGAGCTTACTTTCCTTATGGATTTCGTCGTCTTGGACATTGATGAGGATGCACATACCCCCATTATCTTGGGGAGGCTATTTTTGGCCACCGCGGGTGCTCTTATCGATGTGCAAGAAGGACTAATCACTTTGAAAGCGGGAGACGCCAATGCTAGTTTCAAGCTTGCAATTGATGAACATTGTTGCTCTAAAATGAAAAGTTGCATGAAAATTGACACTCTTGCTTGCGTTGAGAAAAACCACTCTTGTGCTAATTCTTCTAACAATTTTCATGTTTCTAAGTGTGCTAATGAGCTTGCTAGGTCCTCTCTTGATGACAAGAATGTCCATGGAGTCCCAAAGGCGCTTGGGGATGAGCTTGAAGATGTTGTAACCATCCTCGAGATATTTGAAATGCatgttgatgatgataatgGAGCTAAACCCTCCAAAGTGTTTCATGGATCGGCTAAGAAAGCCAAAAAGTCAGCTAAGAGTCCATCGAGTCCCGAGGAGGGGCATGTTGGTGGATTATTTGGTTTCCGCCTCTTGAATGGTGATGTCGGTAATATCTTTGTGCCCAAAGGGGCAAAGAAATGCATATTGACTAGTGTTGACCCAAGGTTGGTTGTCTTTGACCCCCCTTGA